The Rufibacter sp. DG15C region CCACGGTCGTGTCTACGGTGGCCAGGCGCTCAGTGAGCTTTCCTACTAGTTCAATAGACACCTCGCGCAGTTGGTCAAAGACCAGTTTGGTGTTCCGGAAAATGGCCTGCTTGGAGGACGATTTCTGGTGCAGGCCCTCAAATATTGATTCCAATCTATCTTCCATACTTCTGCATTTATCAGCTGGGGGTTCCAGGCATCTGGTGCGCCAGAACATCTGTTATAGTACCCTTAGCGCCGCAAATTAGTTATCCTTTTCGTAATCTGACCATTATTGAGCCGCTCCTTGGTCTTTTAATTTCTGGACCTGCGCTGGGGTTAAGCCTGCTACGTTTTCAAGCACTTGCTGGGTATGTTGCCCAAACGCAGGAGGGGCAATTAACTCCCGATGGTGTTGAGTATCAAGATCAAAGGCTATCTGCCTCAATCCCTTCATGCCGGTAGTGGCGTCTTCTACCAATTGCCCCTGTGCCGCCGGGATGGCCAAAGCCTCTGGAATGGTATGAACGGCCCCAGCCGGTACTTGCTTAGCGATTAATTCTTGCAATAGGTCTTCCCTATTTCGCTTTAGAATTTCAGTTTTCAGGAAGGCATTGACCTCTTCTCTGTGCTGCACTCTGGCCTTGTTGGTTGAATAAGATGCATCCTGGGCTTTGTCTGCGATGCCTAACACTGTGCATAGATGGGTAAACTGGCGGTCATCGCCAATGGCCAACACCAGCTCTTTCTGATCTGCCGTTTGAAAGACCGTCCCGTAGGGCACAATGTTAGGATGCTCTGAGCCCAACCGCTGCGGGGCAACGCCCGCCACCAGGTAGTTAGTAGCTTGGTTGGCCAAAGACGCGATGGCTGCCCGCAACAAGGAGACTTCCATGTAACTTCCTTTGCCTGTTTTTTCACGCAGCAGCAAGGCGGTGAGCAGACCTTCTTTTAATTGATGCGCCGCCAGCAGGTCAATGAGCGCCACCGGCATTTTCACGGGAGGTCCGCCTGGCTCACCATTCAGGTACATAAAACCTGCCTCGGCCTGCAAGACGGCGTCATAGCCGGCCCGTGGCACGTGGCTTCCATAGCCGGTGATGGCGCCGTAGATGAGCTTTGGGTTTCTAGTAGAGAGGGTTTTGTAGTCTAGCAACAGCTTCTCAGCATCGCCGGGTTTGAAACTGGTAATGACCACATCTGCCTTGTCTAGCAAAGCATAAGCAACGTCCCTACCAGCTTGACAGGATAAGTCTAAGGCAATGGATTGCTTGCCCCAGTTGGCACTTGCAAAATAGGCTGAAATGTCTTGGGTGGCAGGTTCTGAAGCCAGTTTCCAGCGCCGGGTCACATCTCCCTGAGTTCTTAGGTTTTCTACCTTAATGACCGTTGCGCCTAACTCTGCGAAGAACTGTCCCACGCTAGGCCCTGCCAAGACGCTGGCCAGTTCAATGACTACCAATTCTGAGAAAACGCTTTGTGCTGCCTG contains the following coding sequences:
- a CDS encoding CaiB/BaiF CoA-transferase family protein, translated to MQAAQSVFSELVVIELASVLAGPSVGQFFAELGATVIKVENLRTQGDVTRRWKLASEPATQDISAYFASANWGKQSIALDLSCQAGRDVAYALLDKADVVITSFKPGDAEKLLLDYKTLSTRNPKLIYGAITGYGSHVPRAGYDAVLQAEAGFMYLNGEPGGPPVKMPVALIDLLAAHQLKEGLLTALLLREKTGKGSYMEVSLLRAAIASLANQATNYLVAGVAPQRLGSEHPNIVPYGTVFQTADQKELVLAIGDDRQFTHLCTVLGIADKAQDASYSTNKARVQHREEVNAFLKTEILKRNREDLLQELIAKQVPAGAVHTIPEALAIPAAQGQLVEDATTGMKGLRQIAFDLDTQHHRELIAPPAFGQHTQQVLENVAGLTPAQVQKLKDQGAAQ